In Streptomyces longhuiensis, the following proteins share a genomic window:
- a CDS encoding CCA tRNA nucleotidyltransferase: MPNANEDNPSALSQVQRRAVSELLRVAPVADDLARRFQEAGFSLALVGGSVRDALLGRLGNDLDFTTDARPEDVLKIVRPWADAVWEVGIAFGTVGCQKDGYQVEVTTYRSEAYDRTSRKPEVSYGDSIEEDLVRRDFTVNAMAVALPEKEFIDPHGGLEDLAERVLRTPGTPEESFSDDPLRMMRAARFAAQLDFEVAPEVVKAMKDMADRIDIVSAERVRDELNKLILSAHPREGLTLLVDTGLAGHVLPELPELRLERDEHHRHKDVYDHTLIVLEQAMALESDGPDLVLRLSALLHDIGKPRTRRFEDDGRVSFHHHEVVGAKMTKKRMTALKYSNELVKDVSRLVELHLRFHGYGTGEWTDSAVRRYVRDAGPLLDRLHKLTRSDCTTRNKRKANALGRAYDGLEERIARLKEQEELDSIRPDLDGNQIQEILGIKPGPAIGQAYKFLLELRLENGPMEHDAAVAALKEWWAAQQNAE; the protein is encoded by the coding sequence GTGCCGAACGCCAATGAAGACAATCCCAGTGCCCTGAGCCAGGTGCAGCGCCGCGCGGTGAGCGAGCTGCTGCGGGTGGCCCCTGTCGCCGATGACCTCGCCCGTCGATTCCAGGAGGCCGGGTTCTCGCTCGCCCTGGTCGGTGGCTCGGTCAGGGACGCGCTTCTCGGCCGGCTCGGCAACGATCTGGACTTCACCACGGACGCGCGTCCCGAAGATGTGCTCAAGATCGTCAGGCCTTGGGCGGATGCCGTGTGGGAGGTCGGGATCGCCTTCGGGACGGTCGGCTGCCAGAAGGACGGCTACCAGGTCGAGGTCACCACGTACCGCTCCGAGGCGTACGACAGGACCTCGCGCAAGCCGGAGGTCTCGTACGGCGACTCCATCGAGGAAGACCTCGTGCGTCGCGACTTCACGGTGAACGCGATGGCCGTGGCCCTGCCGGAGAAGGAGTTCATCGACCCGCACGGCGGGCTCGAAGACCTTGCCGAGCGCGTGCTGCGTACCCCTGGAACCCCTGAGGAGTCCTTCTCCGACGATCCGCTGCGGATGATGCGGGCCGCACGCTTCGCCGCGCAGCTGGACTTCGAGGTGGCCCCCGAGGTCGTCAAGGCCATGAAGGACATGGCCGACCGCATCGACATCGTCTCCGCGGAGCGGGTGCGGGACGAGCTGAACAAGCTGATCCTCTCTGCGCACCCGCGCGAGGGCCTCACCCTCCTCGTGGACACGGGCCTCGCCGGCCATGTCCTGCCCGAGCTGCCCGAGCTGCGCCTTGAGCGGGACGAGCACCACCGGCACAAGGACGTCTACGACCACACGCTGATCGTCCTCGAGCAGGCGATGGCGCTGGAGTCGGACGGCCCGGATCTCGTGCTCCGTCTCTCGGCCCTGCTGCACGACATCGGCAAGCCGAGGACGCGGCGCTTCGAGGACGACGGCCGGGTCTCCTTCCACCACCACGAGGTGGTGGGCGCCAAGATGACGAAGAAGCGCATGACGGCGCTGAAGTACTCGAACGAGCTCGTGAAGGATGTCTCCCGCCTGGTCGAGCTGCACCTGCGCTTCCACGGATACGGCACCGGCGAGTGGACCGACTCCGCGGTCCGCCGCTACGTCCGTGACGCGGGTCCGTTGTTGGACCGCCTGCACAAGCTGACCCGCTCCGACTGCACGACGCGCAACAAGCGGAAGGCCAATGCGCTGGGGCGGGCGTACGACGGTCTGGAAGAGCGCATCGCGCGGCTCAAGGAGCAGGAGGAGCTGGACTCGATCCGTCCCGACCTCGACGGCAATCAGATCCAGGAGATCCTCGGCATCAAGCCAGGGCCGGCGATCGGGCAGGCGTACAAGTTCCTGCTGGAACTGCGGCTTGAGAACGGGCCGATGGAGCATGACGCGGCTGTGGCGGCGCTCAAGGAATGGTGGGCGGCGCAGCAGAACGCCGAGTGA
- a CDS encoding PadR family transcriptional regulator, which translates to MSRRSGILEFAVLGLLRESPMHGYELRKRLNTSLGVFRAFSYGSLYPCLKTLVASGWLIEESGNTPEDALAAPLAGRRAKIVYRLTAEGKEHFEELLSQTGPDAYEDEHFAARFAFFGQTSRDVRMRVLEGRRSRLEERLEKMRISFARTRERLDDYTLELQRHGMESVEREVRWLNELIESERAGRDQRRSDPSDAAQQDTSGETGGLPRHRDSTRPDPSDDTAT; encoded by the coding sequence ATGAGCCGACGTTCCGGCATCCTCGAGTTCGCCGTCCTCGGGCTGCTCCGCGAGTCCCCGATGCACGGCTACGAGCTGCGGAAACGACTCAATACATCGCTGGGGGTCTTCCGTGCCTTCAGCTACGGGTCCCTCTACCCCTGCCTCAAGACGCTGGTCGCAAGCGGCTGGTTGATCGAGGAATCGGGGAACACACCCGAGGACGCCCTCGCCGCACCACTCGCAGGGCGTCGCGCCAAGATCGTCTATCGGTTGACGGCGGAAGGTAAGGAGCACTTCGAGGAACTGCTCTCGCAGACCGGCCCGGACGCATACGAGGACGAGCACTTCGCCGCGCGGTTCGCCTTCTTCGGGCAGACCTCGCGTGACGTACGTATGCGCGTGCTCGAAGGCCGTCGCAGCCGTCTCGAGGAGCGCCTCGAAAAGATGCGCATCTCCTTCGCCCGCACCCGGGAACGTCTTGACGACTACACCCTTGAGCTCCAGCGGCACGGAATGGAATCCGTGGAGCGCGAAGTGCGCTGGCTGAACGAGCTCATCGAGAGCGAGCGGGCGGGGCGGGATCAGCGGCGATCCGACCCCTCCGACGCAGCTCAGCAGGACACATCTGGAGAGACGGGCGGCCTGCCCCGGCACCGGGACAGCACCCGGCCGGATCCGTCCGACGACACCGCCACGTGA
- a CDS encoding DUF6049 family protein: MAEAADFQGMTPSPARRRWRRTGALLAGAPLLAGLTLLGGSPGYASPQAPAADAIGTSTVDVAVNSLTPSAPSDGDTVTVTGTLTNDSKQAVTNAHVALRLGSALGGRASIDNVSRHAAGGAPDGREIGGKYAKKISTLAPGATQGFSLSVPVKEMDLDADGVYQLGVALTGQSATQPYQQTLGIQRTFLPWQAEAAETKTKTTYLWPLISQTHLTAETGSDEQQTRVFHDDSLAKEIAPGGRLQQMLSLGTALDVTWVVDPDLLASVDAMTRPYKIKEPDGTEINGKNQAVAKQWLNDLKNAVADQKVVALPFADPDLASLAHNGTKVTGSLGHLKDATDVASKTVETVLHVKPDTSYAWPVDGAIDPSIVNVATSAGADTVIARSDSLQERNNLPYTPSAARPIGSGTTAVVTDARLSEAFEGDMTKAENSTLAVQQFLAQSLTINLQEPDNERNIVVAPQRMPSASQAQSMAQAIKADQDSSWSESEDLAAATKAKPDPEATTRVPSSRSYPSYLRKQELPESAFQAIQDTQNKLTNFQVILSDPSRVVTPFGRAMDRQMSTSWRGHPVEAKAYRDGVADYLTALTKQVRLIEKSEAKLSGRSATIPVTVQNNLVQGVEHLVLRLTSTNGTRLKIGDGPYYEQKVKVAGGHSQSVKFTTTSNANGRVPVFAQLYTEDGQPYGPEVRFDVNVTEITPTVMLVMAGGVLLLVLAGFRMYTQRKRAAAQRAEEGPDDGQNGESGSEPGEGDPEQPSDPTPDTAPESTDPSGTGERVDR; this comes from the coding sequence GTGGCCGAGGCGGCAGACTTCCAAGGGATGACTCCCTCACCTGCCCGTCGAAGGTGGCGGCGCACGGGGGCGTTGCTCGCCGGAGCGCCCCTGCTGGCCGGCCTGACCCTGCTCGGCGGCTCCCCCGGCTACGCCTCCCCGCAAGCACCCGCGGCCGACGCGATCGGTACGAGCACCGTCGATGTCGCCGTGAACTCGCTCACTCCGAGCGCACCGTCCGACGGCGACACGGTCACCGTCACCGGCACGCTCACGAACGACAGCAAGCAGGCCGTCACGAACGCTCACGTGGCGCTCCGCCTCGGTTCTGCCCTCGGTGGGCGGGCCTCGATCGACAACGTCTCCCGGCACGCGGCGGGGGGAGCGCCGGACGGCAGGGAGATCGGCGGCAAGTACGCCAAGAAGATCTCCACGCTGGCCCCCGGCGCGACGCAGGGCTTCAGCCTCTCCGTCCCCGTCAAGGAGATGGACCTCGACGCCGACGGCGTCTACCAGCTCGGTGTCGCCCTGACCGGCCAGAGCGCGACTCAGCCCTACCAGCAGACGCTCGGTATCCAGCGCACCTTCCTCCCGTGGCAGGCCGAGGCCGCGGAGACGAAGACCAAGACGACGTACCTGTGGCCGCTCATCTCCCAGACCCACCTCACGGCGGAGACGGGATCCGACGAGCAGCAGACGCGCGTCTTCCACGACGACAGCCTCGCCAAGGAGATCGCTCCGGGCGGCCGTCTCCAGCAGATGCTGTCCCTCGGCACCGCCCTCGATGTGACCTGGGTGGTCGACCCCGACCTCCTCGCCTCGGTCGACGCCATGACGAGGCCGTACAAGATCAAGGAGCCCGACGGCACCGAGATCAACGGCAAGAATCAGGCGGTCGCCAAGCAGTGGCTGAACGATCTGAAGAACGCCGTCGCCGATCAGAAGGTCGTCGCCCTCCCCTTCGCCGACCCGGATCTCGCGTCGCTGGCCCACAACGGCACGAAGGTGACGGGTTCCCTCGGGCACCTCAAGGACGCCACCGATGTGGCCTCCAAGACCGTGGAGACGGTCCTGCACGTCAAGCCGGACACGAGCTACGCCTGGCCCGTCGACGGCGCGATCGACCCCAGCATCGTCAATGTCGCGACGTCCGCCGGCGCCGACACGGTGATTGCCCGCAGTGACAGCCTCCAGGAGCGGAACAACCTGCCGTACACGCCGTCGGCGGCCCGCCCCATCGGCAGCGGCACGACGGCCGTGGTGACCGACGCGCGGCTGTCCGAAGCCTTCGAGGGCGACATGACGAAGGCCGAGAACTCGACGCTCGCCGTGCAACAGTTCCTCGCGCAGAGCCTGACGATCAACCTTCAGGAGCCCGACAACGAGCGCAACATCGTGGTCGCGCCGCAGCGCATGCCGTCCGCAAGCCAGGCGCAGTCCATGGCTCAGGCGATCAAGGCCGACCAGGACAGCAGCTGGTCGGAGTCCGAGGACCTGGCCGCAGCCACGAAGGCGAAGCCAGACCCCGAAGCGACGACCCGCGTCCCCTCTTCCCGGTCCTACCCCTCGTACCTGCGCAAGCAGGAGCTGCCCGAGTCGGCCTTCCAGGCGATCCAGGACACCCAGAACAAGCTCACCAACTTCCAGGTGATCCTTTCCGACCCGTCCCGCGTGGTGACGCCGTTCGGACGGGCCATGGACCGGCAGATGTCCACGTCCTGGCGGGGCCACCCCGTCGAGGCGAAGGCGTACCGCGATGGCGTCGCCGACTACCTCACGGCGCTCACCAAGCAGGTCAGGCTCATCGAGAAGTCCGAGGCGAAGCTCTCCGGACGCAGCGCGACGATCCCGGTGACGGTCCAGAACAACCTGGTGCAGGGCGTCGAGCACCTCGTCCTGCGCCTCACCTCGACCAACGGCACCCGCCTCAAGATCGGCGACGGACCGTACTACGAGCAGAAGGTGAAGGTCGCCGGCGGGCACAGCCAGTCGGTGAAGTTCACCACCACCTCGAACGCCAACGGCAGGGTCCCGGTCTTCGCCCAGCTGTACACGGAGGATGGCCAGCCCTACGGCCCCGAGGTGCGGTTCGACGTGAACGTCACCGAGATCACCCCGACCGTGATGCTCGTCATGGCCGGCGGCGTCCTGCTCCTCGTCCTCGCCGGGTTCCGCATGTACACCCAGCGCAAGCGTGCCGCCGCGCAACGCGCCGAGGAGGGGCCTGACGACGGTCAGAACGGGGAGTCGGGCTCCGAACCCGGGGAAGGCGACCCCGAGCAGCCGAGTGACCCGACACCGGACACCGCTCCGGAAAGCACGGACCCGTCCGGCACGGGTGAGAGAGTGGACCGTTGA
- a CDS encoding LppU/SCO3897 family protein produces MTTPPPQGQNPFAQGQQPSGPPQGGPYAPVAGQPGVPQQPYPPHAQGAPIPPAQPSGGGKKKALRIVALIVVAIALYGVKWYLGQSDAETTAVGSCLHNNGTTSAPDLKDVDCSSSDSEYKVIEKFDGTSDVDKCNSVKGTEVSYYQSGGSHDVVLCLKETK; encoded by the coding sequence GTGACCACTCCGCCGCCGCAGGGCCAGAATCCGTTCGCCCAGGGCCAGCAGCCCTCTGGCCCGCCGCAGGGCGGTCCGTACGCTCCGGTCGCCGGCCAGCCCGGGGTTCCTCAGCAGCCGTACCCGCCGCACGCCCAGGGTGCGCCCATCCCGCCCGCCCAGCCGTCGGGTGGCGGCAAGAAGAAGGCCCTGCGCATCGTCGCGCTGATCGTGGTCGCCATCGCGCTCTACGGCGTGAAGTGGTACCTCGGCCAGAGTGACGCCGAGACGACCGCGGTCGGCAGCTGCCTGCACAACAACGGCACGACGTCCGCTCCGGACCTGAAGGACGTCGACTGCTCCTCGAGCGACTCCGAGTACAAGGTCATCGAGAAGTTCGACGGCACCAGCGACGTCGACAAGTGCAACTCGGTCAAGGGCACCGAGGTCTCCTACTACCAGAGCGGTGGCAGCCACGACGTGGTGCTCTGCCTGAAGGAAACCAAGTAG
- the murJ gene encoding murein biosynthesis integral membrane protein MurJ, whose protein sequence is MNAPYDGDRGQGPGGSASAGGPPPGHQGAPGQVPPPHPAPDAYPQDAYLQDAYDQDPYRAQDLTAQDPVTEALYDRAAHPPPPPGTYEAPQPLYDPPPAAQYPPDPRVWAQTPAPEPEGPSQLLPYGDDARTTQFLGVDDLMTQASEEQHEPDAFAHLFRDQQSNGGGRPPADASGVPVPTAGPAQPPVQNGTPAPAPAPAKGGRASGLLKSSAVMAAGTLVSRLTGFVRTVVITAALGSALLGDAWTVAYTLPTMIYILTVGGGLNSVFVPQLVRSMKEDEDGGEAYANRLLTLVMVALGVIVAIAVFASPLLIRLMSAPIANDPDANNVAVTFARYCLPTIFFMGVHVVMGQILNARGKFGAMMWTPVLNNIVMIFTFGMFIYVYGTAADSQLHVDTIPADGVRLLGIGTLLGLTVQALAMIPYLRETGFRFRLRFDWKGHGLGKAVKLAKWTVLFVLANQAGVLVVTQLATAAGKASGKSGAGIMGYSNAQLIWGMPQAIITVSVMAAMLPRISRAAHDGDPGAVRDDISQGLRTSAVAIVPVAFMFVALGVPMCTLLFGSSGTDGARSMGYILMAFGLGLIPYSVQYVVLRGFYAYEDTRTPFYNTVIVAAVNAAASGIAYLLLPAQWAVVGMAASYGLAYAIGVGVAWQRLRKRLGGDLDGAQVIRTYARLCMASIPGAVAGGAVGFLIMGALGSGAAGSIAALVVGGAVLLGVFYVAARRMRIEELNSMVGMVRGRLGR, encoded by the coding sequence ATGAACGCGCCGTACGACGGTGACCGTGGCCAGGGCCCGGGTGGCTCAGCCTCGGCCGGGGGCCCGCCCCCCGGTCATCAGGGAGCGCCCGGCCAGGTCCCGCCGCCCCACCCGGCCCCGGACGCGTATCCGCAGGACGCGTACCTCCAGGACGCCTATGACCAGGATCCGTACCGGGCCCAGGACCTCACGGCCCAGGATCCGGTGACGGAGGCGCTCTACGACCGCGCCGCGCACCCTCCGCCGCCTCCGGGCACCTATGAGGCCCCTCAGCCGCTCTACGACCCGCCTCCCGCAGCCCAGTACCCCCCGGACCCCCGCGTATGGGCCCAGACGCCCGCTCCCGAGCCGGAGGGCCCGTCGCAGCTCCTTCCCTACGGTGACGACGCCAGGACCACGCAGTTCCTGGGCGTCGACGATCTGATGACGCAGGCGAGCGAGGAGCAGCACGAGCCCGATGCCTTCGCGCATCTCTTCCGTGACCAGCAGAGCAACGGCGGCGGCCGTCCGCCGGCCGACGCTTCCGGCGTTCCGGTGCCCACCGCCGGACCGGCTCAGCCTCCCGTCCAGAACGGCACGCCCGCACCTGCCCCTGCCCCTGCCAAGGGGGGCCGCGCGTCGGGCCTCCTGAAGTCGAGTGCCGTCATGGCGGCGGGCACCCTGGTCTCACGCCTCACCGGTTTCGTACGCACCGTGGTCATCACGGCTGCCCTCGGCTCCGCGCTGCTCGGTGACGCGTGGACGGTGGCGTACACCCTGCCGACGATGATCTACATTCTGACCGTCGGCGGCGGCCTCAACTCGGTGTTCGTGCCGCAGCTCGTGCGGTCCATGAAGGAGGACGAGGACGGCGGCGAGGCCTACGCCAACCGCCTGCTGACGCTCGTCATGGTCGCGCTCGGCGTGATCGTCGCCATCGCCGTCTTCGCGTCGCCGCTCCTGATCCGGCTGATGTCGGCACCGATCGCCAACGATCCGGACGCGAACAACGTCGCCGTCACCTTCGCCCGCTACTGCCTGCCCACGATCTTCTTCATGGGCGTGCACGTGGTCATGGGCCAGATCCTCAACGCCCGCGGGAAGTTCGGCGCGATGATGTGGACTCCGGTCCTGAACAACATCGTCATGATCTTCACGTTCGGCATGTTCATCTACGTCTACGGCACCGCGGCAGATTCTCAGCTGCACGTCGACACGATCCCCGCCGACGGTGTCCGGCTGCTCGGCATCGGCACCCTGCTCGGTCTGACGGTGCAGGCGCTGGCGATGATCCCGTACCTGCGCGAGACAGGCTTCCGGTTCCGGCTGCGCTTCGACTGGAAGGGCCACGGCCTCGGCAAGGCGGTCAAGCTCGCCAAGTGGACCGTGCTGTTCGTCCTCGCCAACCAGGCGGGCGTCCTCGTCGTCACCCAGCTCGCCACCGCCGCCGGGAAGGCGTCCGGCAAGTCCGGCGCGGGCATCATGGGTTACTCCAACGCCCAGCTGATCTGGGGCATGCCGCAGGCCATCATCACCGTCTCCGTCATGGCGGCGATGCTGCCGCGGATCTCGCGCGCCGCCCACGACGGCGACCCCGGAGCGGTTCGCGACGACATCTCGCAGGGCCTGCGCACCTCCGCGGTCGCGATCGTCCCCGTCGCTTTCATGTTCGTCGCTCTCGGCGTCCCGATGTGCACCCTGCTCTTCGGGTCCAGCGGCACCGACGGCGCCCGCTCCATGGGCTACATCCTGATGGCGTTCGGCCTCGGCCTGATCCCGTACTCCGTGCAGTACGTCGTGCTGCGCGGCTTCTACGCGTACGAGGACACCCGGACGCCCTTCTACAACACGGTCATCGTGGCCGCCGTCAACGCGGCCGCGTCGGGGATCGCCTACCTCCTGCTGCCCGCCCAGTGGGCCGTGGTCGGCATGGCCGCCTCGTACGGTCTCGCCTACGCGATCGGTGTGGGCGTCGCCTGGCAGCGCCTGCGCAAGCGTCTCGGCGGCGACCTGGACGGCGCACAGGTCATCCGCACCTACGCCCGCCTCTGCATGGCCTCGATCCCGGGGGCCGTCGCCGGTGGCGCGGTAGGTTTCCTGATCATGGGGGCGCTCGGCAGCGGCGCGGCGGGTTCGATCGCAGCGTTGGTCGTGGGCGGGGCCGTACTGCTGGGTGTCTTTTATGTCGCCGCCCGGCGCATGCGGATCGAAGAGCTCAACTCGATGGTCGGAATGGTCCGCGGGCGCCTCGGCCGCTAA
- a CDS encoding inositol-3-phosphate synthase, with translation MGSVRVAIVGVGNCAASLVQGVEYYKDADPDTKVPGLMHVQFGEYHVGDVEFVAAFDVDAKKVGLDLSDAIGASENNTIKICDVPNTGVTVQRGHTHDGLGKYYRQTIEESPEAPVDVVQVLKDKQVDVLICYLPVGSEDAAKFYAQCAIDAKVAFVNALPVFIAGTKEWADKFTEAGVPIVGDDIKSQVGATITHRVMAKLFEDRGVRLERTMQLNVGGNMDFKNMLERERLESKKISKTQAVTSQIPDRELGEKNVHIGPSDYVQWLDDRKWAYVRLEGRAFGDVPLNLEYKLEVWDSPNSAGVIIDALRAAKIAKDRGIGGPILSASSYFMKSPPVQYFDDEAYANVEKFIKGEVER, from the coding sequence ATGGGTTCGGTTCGCGTAGCCATCGTCGGCGTGGGCAACTGCGCCGCCTCGCTGGTCCAGGGCGTCGAGTACTACAAGGACGCCGACCCGGACACGAAGGTCCCGGGCCTGATGCACGTCCAGTTCGGCGAGTACCACGTCGGTGACGTCGAGTTCGTCGCCGCCTTCGACGTCGACGCGAAGAAGGTCGGCCTCGACCTCTCCGACGCCATCGGTGCCAGCGAGAACAACACCATCAAGATCTGCGACGTGCCCAACACGGGCGTGACCGTCCAGCGCGGCCACACCCACGACGGCCTGGGCAAGTACTACCGCCAGACCATCGAGGAGTCCCCCGAGGCCCCGGTCGACGTCGTCCAGGTCCTGAAGGACAAGCAGGTCGACGTTCTGATCTGCTACCTGCCCGTCGGTTCCGAGGACGCCGCGAAGTTCTACGCGCAGTGCGCCATCGACGCCAAGGTCGCGTTCGTCAACGCCCTTCCGGTCTTCATCGCCGGCACCAAGGAGTGGGCGGACAAGTTCACCGAGGCGGGCGTGCCGATCGTCGGTGACGACATCAAGTCCCAGGTCGGCGCCACCATCACGCACCGCGTCATGGCGAAGCTGTTCGAGGACCGCGGTGTCCGACTCGAGCGCACCATGCAGCTGAACGTCGGCGGCAACATGGACTTCAAGAACATGCTCGAGCGCGAGCGCCTGGAGTCCAAGAAGATCTCGAAGACGCAGGCCGTCACCTCGCAGATCCCCGACCGCGAGCTGGGCGAGAAGAACGTCCACATCGGCCCGTCGGACTACGTCCAGTGGCTCGACGACCGCAAGTGGGCCTACGTCCGCCTCGAGGGCCGCGCCTTCGGTGACGTTCCGCTGAACCTGGAGTACAAGCTCGAGGTCTGGGACTCCCCGAACTCCGCGGGTGTCATCATCGACGCCCTGCGCGCCGCGAAGATCGCCAAGGACCGCGGCATCGGCGGCCCGATCCTCTCCGCGTCCTCGTACTTCATGAAGTCCCCGCCGGTTCAGTACTTCGACGACGAGGCCTACGCGAACGTCGAGAAGTTCATCAAGGGCGAGGTCGAGCGCTAA
- a CDS encoding MFS transporter has protein sequence MAVVRDLRVLLRLRDFRRLLALRLLSQGADGVYQVALATYVVFSPEKQTSAGAIASAMAVLLLPYSVVGPFAGVLLDRWRRRQVFLYGNLLRTVLASLTAILMLSDAPDWLFYASALCVTAVNRFILAGLSAAMPRLVDAERLVMANSVSPTAGTLAATLGGGLAFAVRLLISDSDALVVLVGAALYLCAALASLPMSAELLGPDAELVRPGLRTALTGTAQGLASGVRHLAARPAAARALAAMTLMRFCYGALTVMVLMLSRYSWSSKESDGLALLGLAVAISGAGFFAAAVVTPWAAGRLGPAGWITVCAGAAAVLEPALGLPFAPAPMMAAAFVLGLTTQGAKIATDTIVQSSVNDGFRGRIFSVYDVMFNVAFVGAAAVAALMLPPDGQSVPLVLTVALIYAAIAGAMTRFDTQ, from the coding sequence ATGGCTGTCGTCCGTGACCTGCGCGTACTCCTGCGCTTGAGGGACTTCCGGCGCCTGTTGGCGCTGCGGCTGCTCTCCCAGGGCGCGGACGGCGTCTACCAGGTCGCGCTGGCCACCTACGTGGTGTTCTCGCCGGAGAAACAGACTTCGGCCGGCGCCATCGCCTCGGCCATGGCCGTGCTGCTTCTCCCGTACTCGGTCGTCGGCCCGTTCGCGGGCGTCCTCCTCGACCGCTGGCGCCGCCGCCAGGTCTTCCTCTACGGCAACCTCCTGCGAACCGTCCTGGCATCCCTGACGGCCATCCTGATGCTCAGTGATGCGCCGGACTGGCTCTTCTACGCCTCCGCCCTGTGCGTCACCGCCGTCAACCGCTTCATCCTCGCCGGGCTCTCCGCCGCCATGCCGCGCCTGGTCGACGCCGAGCGCCTGGTGATGGCGAACTCCGTCTCGCCGACCGCGGGCACCCTCGCCGCCACGCTGGGGGGCGGACTCGCGTTCGCCGTCCGTCTGCTCATCTCGGACTCCGACGCCCTCGTGGTGCTCGTCGGGGCGGCCCTCTACCTGTGCGCGGCGCTCGCGTCCCTGCCCATGTCCGCGGAACTGCTCGGTCCGGACGCGGAGTTGGTGCGTCCGGGCCTGCGGACGGCGCTCACCGGCACGGCACAGGGGCTCGCCTCGGGCGTACGTCATCTGGCCGCGCGCCCCGCGGCCGCCCGCGCCCTGGCCGCCATGACGCTGATGCGGTTCTGCTACGGGGCGCTGACCGTCATGGTCCTCATGCTCAGCCGCTACTCCTGGTCGTCCAAGGAGTCCGACGGACTTGCCCTGCTGGGCCTCGCCGTGGCGATCTCGGGGGCCGGATTCTTCGCCGCTGCCGTCGTCACGCCCTGGGCTGCAGGGCGGCTCGGACCCGCCGGGTGGATCACCGTCTGCGCGGGGGCGGCAGCCGTCCTCGAGCCCGCCCTCGGGCTTCCGTTCGCGCCCGCCCCCATGATGGCCGCCGCCTTCGTCCTGGGCCTGACGACCCAGGGCGCGAAGATCGCCACCGACACGATCGTGCAGTCCTCGGTGAACGACGGCTTCCGTGGCCGGATCTTCTCCGTTTACGACGTGATGTTCAACGTCGCGTTCGTTGGCGCGGCCGCAGTGGCCGCGCTGATGCTGCCTCCTGACGGACAGTCGGTCCCGCTGGTGCTCACAGTGGCCCTGATCTACGCGGCGATTGCTGGGGCTATGACCCGATTCGACACCCAGTAA